The nucleotide sequence CCCAATACTTCGTAAACGGATTCGACGATTAGACCTATATCCATACCGGCTCCGTTTATCGATTCAGGAACTTCCACGATCACGATACAGGTCCTTTTGTCCGGAGAATGTTTTTTCCTGAAAAACTTATCGCATACATCCAAAACAGGGACCACATTTCCTCTTAGATTGATTACCCCCGGTATAAAAGTAGGCATCATAGGAACGGTGGTCACATGAGTGTATTCTAGGATCTCTTTTACGTTCAAAAGCCCTATTCCGAAAGTTTCTTCTCCGATCTTAAAGGTCAAATACTGGTTATCTTCGAAAGTGCTCAAGCGTTACTACCTCAATATTTCTCAAACTTAGGCTTATCAGGGATACTTACAGTCCTCACGGCCGCAATACTCTTGGCACCGTTTCCAGCAGTCTCCTTTCCTAACGATTCCTTGTTCAATCGGAAGAATAATACGGATTCCCTCAAGGATTCCGCCTGACTATTCATTTCTTCCGCAATGGCGGCTAACTCTTCCGATGCGGATGCATTTTGTTGAGAAACTTGATCCAATTGACCCATTGCTTTATTGATCTCGACCACTCCGGAAGCCTGTTCTTCGCTGGAAGCCGTGATCTCTTGCACCAAGTCTGCCGTTTTCCTAATATTCGGAACAATCTCACTTATGAGTTTTCCCGCTTTTTCGGCGATTGCTACCGACGATACCGCAAGACTAGAGATCTCATTTGCCGATTTTTGGCTTCTTTCCGCTAATTTTCTAACTTCCGAAGCAACGACTGCAAATCCTCGTCCGTGTTCCCCCGCTCTCGCAGCTTCGATAGCGGCGTTCAACGCGAGTAGATTTGTCTGGTACGCAATATCCTCAATGATGGAAATTTTCTCAGCGATCTGTTTCATTGCAGTCACAGTTTCCGTTACTGATTTTCCACCTTCTTCCGCATCCTTGGAGGATTGACTAGCAATCTGTTCCGTTTGTTTGGAATTGCTCGCATTTTGGTCGATAGAAGCTGTCATTTCTTCCAACGAAGATGTTGTTTCTTCGACGGAGGCGGCTTGTTCGGAAGCTCCTTGGCTAAGAGAATTCGCTGTGGATGAAACCTCCGTAGCAGAACCGACTAAACTTCCGGCTTTCATAACGATATCGCCCATGATCTCGTTCAATTTATCCACGGTAGTATTTCCGTATTCTTTTAGTTTGCCGAACGTTCCGTAGTATTCGTTCTCTATTTTGGAAGTCAGATCTCCGTTAGCCAATCTTCCCAAAGCTTCTACCACTTCATTAAGTCCGGTCTCGCTGACCTGTAAGAATGAATTAATCCCTTCCCCCAAGGTCCTAAAGAATCCTTCTTTACCTTCTAATTTTACTCTAGTTTTAAAATCTCCTTTTGCGGCGGCACCTACGATCTCCTCTATTTCTTTTTGGACCGCAAGCTCCGCAGTGACATCGTACCATTCCACCACAGCTCCCAATCTTTGCCCTTCGGAACTTAAAATAGGATTTGCGATCAGATTGAATGACCTTCCTCCGATGGTTATGGAAGACTCATACGTGCTATTCAAATTCGCGAGCAGGTTTCTTTGATGAGCAGGGTTTTTATGGAAAGTATCGATATTAGTTCCAAGCAAACTTTGCAAGTTAAATGCGCTTAATTGTTTTCTAATATCCCCCTCGCTATTTTGGAACATCTTATATACTGCCTTATTCATATACTTGATGTTAAATTCGTTATCCGCGATCATCACATTCGTGGAAGCGTTGTCCAATGCTACCTTGATCCGAGTAAGCTCGTCATTTTCTAGTTTCCTAGCTGCGGTCAACTTTTTCTGCTCGGTTACATCCGACCATTCCACCACGGCTCCTAATCTATCTCCGTTTTCAGTAAGAATAGGGTTTGCAATGAGATCGAATGTCCTTCCTCCAATTTCTATGCTGGATTTGAAAGTATTCGTAAAGGAAGCAAGTATTCCTCTTTGATGCGATGGATTTTTGTGATAAGAATCTATATTCGATCCGAGAAGTTTATTCAGATGGAAATTGTTGAGTTGTTTTCTAATATCGGTTTCACCTATTTCAAACATTTTCATTATCGCTTTATTCATATATTTTATATTCAGATGGGTATCCGCGATCATGATGTTCGTACTGGTATTATCTAATGCCACTTTGATACGGGTCAGTTCTTCATTTTCCTGGCGTCGGACTTCCAACAATTTTTTCTGTTCCGTTACGTCCGCCCATTCCACAACCGCTCCCAGTCTATCCCCGGATTCGGTCAGGATCGGATTTGCTATAAGATCAAAACTTCTCCCTCCGATCTCGATACTGGAACGGAATGTTTGGTTCAGATCCTTTAAGATGTTTCTTTGGTGAGCGGGGTTTTTATGGTAGCTATCAATATTAGAACCCATCAAAGATTCCAATCGGAACTGGCTAAGTTGTTTTTTGATATCATCTTCCGCATTTCCGAACATCTTTCGTATGGACTTATTCATGTATGTGACCTTTAAGTTTTGGTCGGCCATCATGATATTTGTAGTCACATTGTCCAAAGCGGTCCTGATTCGAATGAATTCTTCCGAGTCGGACTTACCGTTGGAAATAATAGTTCCGGAAGAGAAAGGTTTTAGGTAAATCACCAATGCAGGTAGCAGAAGGGTCCCGAATATTGCGAACAGGAAATGAAAATAGAAGGGGTCTTCTTGCCGAACAGGGGTAGGAACGGAGACTGAAAATTTTTCCCAATCGGATTTCAACTTTTCGAATTTAGGCAGGGAATTATCCGTAATCTGGTTTAAAAACATCTCTTTAGTATCCTTTGCCTGGATCCCTAAAACCCCTTTTGCAGTTAGGATACTTTCCTGAAGGGACTCGAGATCCTTCTGGAATTGTTGCAGGTCTTTCGGATCCGTAGTACCCGATGAATATTCATTTATATCCGACAAGATCGTTGCTTGGATCGATTTCAGATTTTCTAATTTAGAAAAAAGGGATTCTCTACTTTGGTCGGGGAGAAATAGAGAATACAGACCTGATTGATAATCCTTTAATTCCGAGTGTATTGTTTCGGAAGATACCGAAATTTTATTCGAAGATCCCGTTTCAAAACCGTGATCATATAAATAACTCCAACCGGATGATCCGAATGTGAGAAATATTCCCAACAGCAAAGACCAAACAAGCACACTTAGTTTTAATTTACCCTGTTCCATACGATTTACCCACGCTATAAATTAATTATTTCCTTATCGATCGCAGTTTTTTCAACGTGCGAATGTTCTATCTCTTAGATTAGTTCTTTGGATTTTTAAAAGGGAATGAAGACCAGGTACGTCCAGAATGAACGCGATCTTTCCGGTCCCTAAAACGGATGTTCCGCTGATACATTGGATCCCTTTGAAAATTTCATTCAAAGGTTTGATTACGGATTGAATTTCACCAAGTAAGTCATTGACTAATATCCCGAAATTCCTGCCGTCATGTTCGAGAATGAGTACGTTTTTTCTTCCTTCATCCGGATCGGGGAGTCCTAAAAATCTTCCCAAATGTAGAATAGGGAGAACTTCCCCTCTTAAATTAATAGAACCTGAAATCTCGTCAGGAAGAAGTAGGAGCTCCGACTCCATGGTCTCTCTTACCCAATCCATCGGTACTACAAAATATGAATCACAAGATCTGACTAAGAACCCATCGATGATCGCAAGTGTAAGCGGAAGACGAATGGAGAATACACAACCTTTTCCGAATTCCGATTGTACGTTCACGGATCCTCTTAAGGATTCGATATTTCTAAGTACCACATCCATTCCAACACCTCTGCCTGAAAGGCTAGTAACGGATTCCGCCGTTGAAAATCCGGGCTGGAAGATTAGATTAAAAATTTCTTGTTCGTTTAATACTTGGGTTGATTCTATTAAACCTTTTTCGATCGCTTTTTCTCTGATTTTTTCATGGTTGATCCCTTTTCCGTCATCCGAGATCTCTATCGAAATACTTCCTGTCGAGTGGGAGGCTTGTATCTTTAATTTTCCTCTTTTTGACTTTCCTAGATTCGTTCTCTCTTGGCTGGGTTCTATTCCATGGTCCAATGCGTTCCTCAATATATGAACGATCGGATCGTTTATTTTTTCGATCACGGACCTGTCGAGTTCCGTTTCTCCGCCTAAAATTTCGAAGTCGACTTCCTTTCCGAGCTCCAAAGAAATATCTCTAACGGTCCTTCGATATTTTTCAAAAAGTTCGCCGATAGGAACCATCCGAAGTGCCATCGCTGTTTCTCGGATCTCTCCCACAAGCCTGGATAATAATTCAGCCGATTCGTTTAAGTCTGAGTCTTCTTTTTCAGCAAGTAAACGACCAAGGCTTGCCTCGGAGATGATCAATTCTCCGACAAGGTTTACTAATTGGTCCACTTTCGCGGAGTCGATACGGATCAGCTTAGGAACGATCTGCGTAGTTTGTGATTTTTCACCTTCCGACTTTTTGGAAGAAGTTTGTTCTTTCGGAATTTCCGAAGAATGTACGGAAATTGGCGCTTGGATGTGAAGCCCTTGTAATTCCAATGCCTTAAAATATTCTTCTTTTTTGCAAGGTATCTCGTTTGCGATCGAATAAAATATCTCTTCCGAAGAATGCGGAGATACAATCTTTAAAAAGGAAGAATCCTTTACGAAAGAAAAAACCGATTCCAGATCCTTCCGCTCTGAGTTAGAATCAAGCTGAACCTCGTAACCTATGTAACAATTTTCAGGATCCCAGCTATTCCAATCCGGCAGTTTTGTCTTATAAACGTATAAGTTTTTGATCTCACCGATCTTTCTCAGGTATTTCAAAAAAGAGAACGGATCCATTCCATCTTTGAAGATATTTGCACCTGGAAAAAATGTGACTTGCCAGTAAGAGTTAACCGCTCCTTTTTTCTCCGAATTCTCTCCAGTTGGATGTTCTACCGGATCGTTTGTTTTCTTTTTGTCTGAGTTTTTTCCCGTAAATCCTTGAGCTTCTCTTAGAATTTTTATCTGTTCCGCATCCAATTCAGGAGGTAAATTATTACCCGGGGTTGGATCTCCTACAATTCGTTTTAAATGATCTATTGCCCTTAACAAAAAATCTATCTTAGTCGGGTCTAATTCGGTTTTTCCCGACCTGGCAAGATCTAATAGAGTTTCCAACTCATGAGAACATTCTTCTATGGATTCATATCCGAACATTCCAGCGGTTCCTTTTACGGTATGGACAGACCGGAACATGGAATGAA is from Leptospira sp. WS58.C1 and encodes:
- a CDS encoding methyl-accepting chemotaxis protein, with amino-acid sequence MEQGKLKLSVLVWSLLLGIFLTFGSSGWSYLYDHGFETGSSNKISVSSETIHSELKDYQSGLYSLFLPDQSRESLFSKLENLKSIQATILSDINEYSSGTTDPKDLQQFQKDLESLQESILTAKGVLGIQAKDTKEMFLNQITDNSLPKFEKLKSDWEKFSVSVPTPVRQEDPFYFHFLFAIFGTLLLPALVIYLKPFSSGTIISNGKSDSEEFIRIRTALDNVTTNIMMADQNLKVTYMNKSIRKMFGNAEDDIKKQLSQFRLESLMGSNIDSYHKNPAHQRNILKDLNQTFRSSIEIGGRSFDLIANPILTESGDRLGAVVEWADVTEQKKLLEVRRQENEELTRIKVALDNTSTNIMIADTHLNIKYMNKAIMKMFEIGETDIRKQLNNFHLNKLLGSNIDSYHKNPSHQRGILASFTNTFKSSIEIGGRTFDLIANPILTENGDRLGAVVEWSDVTEQKKLTAARKLENDELTRIKVALDNASTNVMIADNEFNIKYMNKAVYKMFQNSEGDIRKQLSAFNLQSLLGTNIDTFHKNPAHQRNLLANLNSTYESSITIGGRSFNLIANPILSSEGQRLGAVVEWYDVTAELAVQKEIEEIVGAAAKGDFKTRVKLEGKEGFFRTLGEGINSFLQVSETGLNEVVEALGRLANGDLTSKIENEYYGTFGKLKEYGNTTVDKLNEIMGDIVMKAGSLVGSATEVSSTANSLSQGASEQAASVEETTSSLEEMTASIDQNASNSKQTEQIASQSSKDAEEGGKSVTETVTAMKQIAEKISIIEDIAYQTNLLALNAAIEAARAGEHGRGFAVVASEVRKLAERSQKSANEISSLAVSSVAIAEKAGKLISEIVPNIRKTADLVQEITASSEEQASGVVEINKAMGQLDQVSQQNASASEELAAIAEEMNSQAESLRESVLFFRLNKESLGKETAGNGAKSIAAVRTVSIPDKPKFEKY
- a CDS encoding chemotaxis protein CheW, whose translation is MSTFEDNQYLTFKIGEETFGIGLLNVKEILEYTHVTTVPMMPTFIPGVINLRGNVVPVLDVCDKFFRKKHSPDKRTCIVIVEVPESINGAGMDIGLIVESVYEVLGIPSNEIEPPPTFGSRIRVDFLSGMARQPTGFILLLNLLRLLTVEELTALEETREEAANVVSAG
- a CDS encoding chemotaxis protein CheA — translated: MDLSEIKEAFIQESLELLSGAELFLLRMEKGDFDEEAIHSMFRSVHTVKGTAGMFGYESIEECSHELETLLDLARSGKTELDPTKIDFLLRAIDHLKRIVGDPTPGNNLPPELDAEQIKILREAQGFTGKNSDKKKTNDPVEHPTGENSEKKGAVNSYWQVTFFPGANIFKDGMDPFSFLKYLRKIGEIKNLYVYKTKLPDWNSWDPENCYIGYEVQLDSNSERKDLESVFSFVKDSSFLKIVSPHSSEEIFYSIANEIPCKKEEYFKALELQGLHIQAPISVHSSEIPKEQTSSKKSEGEKSQTTQIVPKLIRIDSAKVDQLVNLVGELIISEASLGRLLAEKEDSDLNESAELLSRLVGEIRETAMALRMVPIGELFEKYRRTVRDISLELGKEVDFEILGGETELDRSVIEKINDPIVHILRNALDHGIEPSQERTNLGKSKRGKLKIQASHSTGSISIEISDDGKGINHEKIREKAIEKGLIESTQVLNEQEIFNLIFQPGFSTAESVTSLSGRGVGMDVVLRNIESLRGSVNVQSEFGKGCVFSIRLPLTLAIIDGFLVRSCDSYFVVPMDWVRETMESELLLLPDEISGSINLRGEVLPILHLGRFLGLPDPDEGRKNVLILEHDGRNFGILVNDLLGEIQSVIKPLNEIFKGIQCISGTSVLGTGKIAFILDVPGLHSLLKIQRTNLRDRTFAR